CTGGAGACCAGGACcacagaaggagagggagaggcagcagACGTCAGCCGGAGGAGTTCATAACAAAAGATACTGCCATCATCACATCTCACCACAGGACAATGTGTAGCTTCACTACAATCTTATGAGGGTAAGATTATGAAGTACTGACTCAGATATCCCATGTGTGTCTAAGGACAGTAGATTACATGCCTGGTGTGgtgaagacattttaacattttattcaagTCTTATTTTACAATTAACAACTGAAAATAAAGAAGATTCTCACCTGTCTTTCTGTTCCGTGTTGGACAGGTTGGAGTTTGACGAATTAGGACtctgaaacagaaaacacaaagtgaacTGAAGATCTTCCTCATGTTCCACTCTCCCCCAAAAAGAAGCTTTCCATGTAAATCTTTCCAGGTTTCATTGTCACATAGAAGTGGGTTGAACCTCTCTACACTAAGCTACAGCAATGACAGATGAGACATGTAGGATAAGAATAAGCACACCATGATATGTTAAACGTTTAAAAATCTACTATGTGACTTATACGTTTGTAATCTAGTGAGAAAATTGCTATCATTTTGTATTGTCCTTTTAACTCTTTAGAGTAACCTAACTCAAGATGcacttaatgttttttttcaaaagctttcatcagcagttgtcatggagatggatCTGTTGACATGAGCGCAGTAGCTGTATGACTAAGTACGTGCACAGGACAAGATGTTTCAATTTCAAATTTGTTAAAGTCAACAGTTAAATTAAGCGTAACCAGTCcatgtaaaacaacaacaattgatattatattttaacataaaCAGGTGAAAATCCAACATACTGAGATTAACAGAAACCAGTGGCTGGAAAGTGAAGATCTAGAACCCTGTAAAAGGGTTAGAAAATGTCCAACAGAAATGTAACGTTGTGTACGATTTGTAACAAATGGGCTACAATGTTCAAGCCTGTAATATAGATACTCTTTTGAAGATGCTGCTCTACAGTATAGACTGAAACTGAACTGTATCCCACCTGTCCAAACAGACTCTTGAGGTGCTCTTTAGCGGCTGACAATTTATGGCGCTGCCTCTGCTGGGATTTGAAGGAGAAGGGTTTGGGGGAGGAAGTAGGAGACGGGGTAGGCAGATATTCTCTCTCAATGCTCTCTGTGCTGCCCGTGGTGGTCGAGGCCAGTTGGCTGTCACTGTAGGCCCTGCAGCCTTCACTGATGACACAAACTCCGAGAAGGCTCTTGTTCAGTTTCCCCAGCTCTTTCAGGTTCTCGGTGCTGATGCTGTGCTGCTTGGTGAGCTCCTTCATCCTCGCCTCGGCGTGACTCGCTCTGGGCTCCTGGATGGTGGGAGTCAGGCCTGATGAGCTCCCGTCCAGCTCATCTTCCTTTATGTAAGGTGTGTAGGTGCCAGACTCCCTGTTCTCACTAAAGTGTGGGTTTGTCAATGTCACTCTCTTCCACGGGAAGAAGTCGAGATCCAGGAGGGATCCCTCTGAGCTGAATCTGCGCATGGTAGCTGTATGAGAAGTGGCGGAATAGGGTAGGAAAGGAAGTGctgcaaaaatgtgaaaaagaaaagtacaagGCCAGAAATGAGATAAAAGGGTTAAGAAGAgatcagagctgcagagaagcaCAGCCTGCTAAAGCAGAGAGGATTGGGGTTGGGAAAGGCAGTAAAGTGGACAATCAGAAAAAGGGGTCAAAGAGACAATGAATTGTTCTACATCACTGTGTCTACACACTGAACGGACGCCCACTCAGGAATTAACTTTCCTTATGGAAACACCTTTAAACTCTCTGAATTTACTGAATCATTTTGAAACATGGTATGATTTCATTTTCACTTAAAAAGTCAAACTTTTTGactcagtaaaacattttttaacagtaAAAGGTTCTAATTTGGGTTTAGTATCTAATCATTGAAACCTTAAAAGTGAGAATTGTGACAAAATATTCATGATACTGTAAGTCAGAGACATTCAACCCATATGTTGCCTTAACATGAGCCTTTATATTTTCATCcatatttgttatttgtctGGTAGAACGGGTTTCCTTAAATACATAACTCAAAAATATTATATAGATTAAGTAAATTGAGTCAATAAGTAAAACATTAAGAGATGATGTGAAAATCAATGTATGATTTGATTTAGTAAGTCTATCTCATAATTTTCACTTATAAATGTCAATTTGTGAcctatattttaatttaagttttgacttaaaaacaacaacttttactTGGCGTCTTAACATATCGTGTTACTATGAGCACAGTCACTCTAGTACTTACGATCTTAATCTTCTGTCATTCCCAACTTTGTATCCGGCTTTTTCGCCTGGGTTTCGTTAAATACCGACTgcaaattagaaaataaagtcGGCTGTTGTTAATCACTGGACTTACGAGCGAAATTGTCATTAAATAAGGAAGTAGACCTGAATTCTACTCATTTTATATTTGCTTTTTCATGGTCCCTTCCAGACCTTTGTTCACCACTGTACTGGGAAACACAACAGTAAGGCGGATATTCACACTCATTAACGTATTCAGTACCAACGCCAGTGTATATTTACCTCTTCGTCAAGCAGTTATTAAACTTTCTCCATGGCAGATAGTCAGATTCCTCCGAATTTCATGAGCGACATGTGCATGACCTAAAGATTCCGGATCCAGTAATGCCGATTTATGTTCCCGAAGGAAATCCAACCTGCTGCGGCTGTCTCCAGATTTGTTCTTTGCGGACTCAgacctctctccttctacaacACTTCATGGCCTCGGACATTCATTGAAAAGACTCGCGGAAGGAAAATATAGTCATCAGGAAAAGTTCCATTAAGTCTCCACCCGTGACACTTGAATGGCACACATCGCCCTCCTCCTCATGACCGCCGCCCGCCACACCTTCACTTCTGTCTGAACTTGTTCAAGACAGAGACGTCTTGAGCAGAGCCGCCTGCAACCtggcgtacacacacacacacacacacacacacacacacacacacacacacacacacacacacaaacaaacgctCCTTCATTCGCATACTTTGAGGTGTGTTCTGGAAAGCACGACAATCCACTGATACAGGCTAAAGTTGATTGACGACAAGACTCAGTGTGTGTAAACAGAAAAGATAGAAAAGACAATCcatccaaataataataataataataataataataataataataataataataataataataataataagcagtttatttgtttacttttctagatatataaacagatatggaggtaaaagtagaaataccgAGCACGTTCAACACAAAAAGTTTAAAACGAACTATACACTTTGTCAAAGCTACGATAACACAAAAGCGCTCAGGCATGAAGCAGACGCCTCTCTCTACGTCATAGGGGTCCTTCGACGGACGTTGCGTTCAGGGCCCTGTTTAATTTGGGAAAATAATGTAGTTAGCCAACGGGTCAAACTGAATGCGCTCACACTCTGAGCTGGAGTTTCCTTTAAAATAGAATTCCTCAGATTTTTGTTCAGTTtagtttaaattaaaagcaaGACTTCTGTTAAACGTGTACAACGATCTCCCCAGGGGAGAAGCTAGTTAGCAGTGTTATATCCTCCCGGTAACTGggattagctaacgttagctgtttgGCTAACACgctaataacaataacaaggCACTGGAGCTGCCTGTTACCTAGGTGCTGTTAGCGTTATTTAACCACATGTATTAGATGGTGGATAATGTTCCTCTTTCCCCCATTtccaatattaaaatgaatccCTAATGCACAATAGTAAATATTAGCTGCCTAACGCTTAATGTACGGCTCTAACTTTATTATTTCAGACATTCGGAAATATGGCTGAGTCCATGATTGAAGTCACTGTGAAGACTCTGGACTCCCAGAGCAGGGGCTACAAGGTCAAAGGCGAGGTAATGCTCTTAGCCTGATCTAAATACTGCTTTACCCCCCCTCCCGTTTCAATGACAGGTAGTGTATTGTGTGTTTCCCCCTAGCTGACAGTGAAACAGTTCAAGGAACACATAGCATCCTCAGTGGAGATTCCAGTGGACAAGCAGAGGCTCATCTACCAAGGCAGAgtgctgcaggacgacaagacGCTAACTGGATACAGTGAGTACATGGAGCCTGCTAACCTGCAGGCTGCACACTCCGtggatgtgttttatatatatatatatatgtatatgtatatgtgttcaaatgttatatattgtatatattatattgtatatattatactgtatgtatatatatatatattattgttgttgtgtagGCCGACCTAATGTAATGAATGTAGTAGTGATTACAACAGCCTGTTTCAATGCTGCACTTATTCAGAGAGAAACTAAAACCTGCTACTACATAACAACTTGACTGTACATTTGGCTCTGCTctgacttctctctctctctctctctctctctctctctctctctctctctctctctctctctctctctctctctctctctgtctgtctgtctgtctgtctgtctgtctgtctgtctgtctgtctgtctgtctctctcaactCGCAACAACAACTCTGAAACATATCAATGtgtaaacgctctgagcaataaaatacaacaacacatCTTCCACATTACAACGCAAAGCTCATTCCCGAAATAGAAAATAGCAAAATGGTCATACTTGAGAAAAAGGagacatttaatgtttttacactgAAGTCCATCCCTTTGTTTCTCCATCAGATGTAGATGGGAAGGTAATCCACCTGGTGGAGCGTGCCCCACCTCAAGCCACCATGCCTGGTTCTGGGGGTGCAGGCGTTTCCACCGGGGGGGCAGAGGGAGCAAGCAGCAGCCATGCCTCTACCTCCTCCCAGGGTGCACCAAACGACCGCAACAGCTACGTGATGCTGGGGACCTTCAACCTGCCCGTCAACATCTTGGACCCTCAGCAGATACAGGTGGGGATGAAACCACCTGAAGCTTCACTATATTTTTTCTGAAGGGAAGAAGGATGTCATGCTTTGTGACAGCTGGAATTTCTTTTGTAGATGTCTGTTCAGCAGATGATGGCTGGAGTCGGTGAAGCTAGGAGGAATGCCAGGGTCAGCACCAGCtctggggtaaaggctcattgtTGACCAGCCATCATTTCATCAATCTTTTTAGGCCTCTAGTCTACTCCTCCTGTAAAGCTGACTGATGTTTGCATGTATAGAGCAATGGCACGGTGGATGTGCAGATCAACTTGGAGCAGTCAGTGCAGAGTGAGCCCAGGATGAGGTTGCAGCTGGCTGAGAACCTGCTCAGAGACGCTTGCTCTCTCATCCACAGGCTGGAGGTACAGTGAACACACGTTAGGCTCCTCCGAAATGACATCATCAAGTTaactttcatgtgttttgttaCTCTTGTgtctttcttgttctttctaTTTAGTATGTTCCATTTGAGTAAGTTATGACTTTGAGAAGAAGATGAGCAATTTTGGTTGCAAAAAGGCATTCTAAGGGTTAAAAGAATACACCAAGTCTCTCTCCAAAACGAGATGAGAAGAAAGAACCCCTTACAGGAGCTGTGCAAGTTTCTCCTGGAGCTTACGGGCTCATTATATGCATCACTTCCCTGAGCCGACAGTGCACACAGTACtgagtatgcatgtgtgttattgtgatgtgttcatgtgttgtaGGGAGTGTCCAGTGACAGCAGCTCCCATTCACAGCCAGAGGTACCTCAGTCCTCTTCCTCCCCACTGCCCTCCTCCTTTGTTAGAGCAGCTGGAGCATCACAACTCATGGACAccagctctcctcctgctccatcatcctccacctccacacagACGGAGGGACCAGCCAACACTGGGCCCAAGTAAGTCAGAGTTGTGAACTGAATGGACCCAATAATACTTGATAATAACATGGGATCCGTGTATGGATACATTATCTGAATAATGACATACGATCTGTGGGTCTTTTCATTTAGACGTGGTATTAAAAGCCATTCTTTTTATCTTGATTTATTGTTAAATCCCTTTTTTGCGAGGAAGCacttgctagctagctactactactacttgtaGTGTATGCCAGGGAGCTTAAGCTAGCAGGAGGCAGAGCAAGATGACCGCTGGGCAGGTCTTTTCCTTAGAATGTGGCTAAGATCTGATCAGCTGgtgttctgtgtgtatttaaacCTTGCATTAACATGGCTTTTTCCTTATCCAGATACAGATTGTATGTTAATGTGAGgtgtaacaaaaagaaaactgactATTACAGTTGTTGGAGTATTCTCTTTCAGTTGTGTCGTGGATTCATTGAGGTATTTTCCATCAATTCCAAAGGAAATAAGAAAACTATTTGAGGCCGTGCTAGTTACAGCTGTTAATGAGCTGAGAATGAATATGGATGACAAGAAACTCTCAATATTAGTTCAGTCCGTCATGACATCCTTGTTAATGGACTACAGAAGTGTGTTGTCCTCTCTCAGTGTTACATTGATTTAGGAAGTATCTGTCCGTTACAGGGGTTGCTGTCACTTTGACTGACAGGGTTATAAAAGTTCCGTAGTAATCTATTATTACCCgtcattttacatttagtagtatttaatttaaattttttAACAATTAATATGCAGAACAAGTTGCATTTATCAGGCCCTGGAGAGAAAAGACATGTGGTCACTTTTCATGTcagcacacacaaagcagatgaAGGATTTTCAGAGGCCAGATTTTGATGACCgttttgattttaaaatcttaaatttGTTTCAGAAGGacatattgattattttaagcGAGATTTTTTTCTGCGCTCATTCAGCAGTTACTGCTGGTAACACCGTCCAATACAGAAGTGCATTcaattctctctaatatccagcagggggcgactcctgtTTGTATAAAGTAGTCCGATTGAatgtctatgagaaaatgacttcaCACATTTATTATCTCAGCAAactaatgagtttatgttctcaGCTTTCTTCATACAGCATGATGAGCAGTCAgtcaatgatggtcccatttagaggaaaatagacaataaagcagccTATGCTTTCGGGCTGgtctaccttgtgattgacaggtggtaACCACAATGTTGTTTGGTTTGGGtgttacaactttaaccctttcacgctgtgttttcagttcataaaagttatttgtaacattttgggcGCCTAGAAATGTCTTGTTCCACTtttggttgtactttgctccaccctcaaAATCCAAGATTGCGActgccaaaatgccaaacttgaggcttcaaaaccgtagtccacaaaccaatgggtgacgtcatggTGTcaacgtccacttcttatatacagtccaTGTTTCCAACCAAGGCGTAACGGCCACCCTCCGGTTCCCCCCAGGTTAACACCGTTAACTCTGTCAacactgttgctgttgtttacactgttagcaccattagctgctagctgccGTGATTTTTCGATCACAGCCCTAAACCAGACATCATAACATTATGTTTCTAATCATAGGTATCACTGATATCATTGAAAAACACAGTGTTCATCAGCAGGCCTTTGAAGTGCTGactcctcctgtcctctgttTGTCCTCAGTCACCCGAGTCCAGCAGAGTTTGTGGAGGTTCTCTTTGAGGTCaggagggtggaggagaggTTACGTCCCTTCATAGAGAGGACCCAATCCATTCTCGTTGCAGCCACCTTAGCAGACTATAACAACAACGTAAGGAGGAAGTGCCCCCACATGAGGCAGACAACAACagaacatatataatatacatggcAATATGACCTCTTGTTTACTGATGCTCATGCTGGAACACCTTCATCAACTGTTGTACACTGAAATGCAGTTTGAGTGTTTAAGAATAATCACAATGTaacacataaaaatattagcaaaccaaacatttaaattcactATTATTACCTTGAATGAAAAGAATGCATTTAGAACCTAATAATGCTTAATCCTGCTTTAAAGCCCTTTTGTGATtaaagcatttagtttattttgatgGCATACATTTGTCTGAAGAagattaataattatataataaattaataataaaccTTTCTGATGAATGAAGGAAGTCTATGTCATGAATAACATCGTCAgggagagaagagtctgtcttTCAGCAGTACAcacattcagtcacatgtgaggctgaAAGTCCTGTCCCATCGATAAGAATatagtttgatgtgagacatatTTCCACTTTGTCTAAAACATTTGGGCTATTGAATAAATTCTACAAAACGTTATACTACATTCTGAGCATTAATAGATTTAAATAACACGTTGCCATTAGAAATGTGCATTAAGCAGTGAAGTAACTTTACACAGTGGATTTACTAATGTACAcagtataaaaaataaagatgctGATGTTTGTTAAGCTGTTGaaacaaattgaaatattatctgctagtaataatagtaatgataaAAAACTAGACCCACGGGCTCTTTGACCGGCTCTAACCATGACATTTGCTTTTGAAATTCCTGATCATCAGAGGGTGATGCCGGATTAATTTGATGAACTCTCAACCTTTTCTCCGTTGTTATTACAAAATCTTCCCTTAcacacatgaaataaaaaaaatctaacagGCAGCTTGCCATGAAATGTACTGGGCACACGCATGCTCCCAAGACACTTTAGTTTTGAATGACTTCATAACCTTTCCTCTAATGTTAAATCTGTTTAATAACAGATTCTGTCTGTTTTCACAGACtcaggaaagagaggaggatcaGTGCATTCTCAACCTGGTCGGAGAGGCTCTGCATCTCCTTGGCAACAGCTTAGTTGTCCTCGGTGACCTACGCTGTAACCTGGCGACCTCCCCTCCACGTCACCTGTCAGTGGTTCGTCCAATGGCCCACTACACGCACCCGGTCCTGCTCCAGGCTGGTCTGCCACACATTCCCATTCCAGTAGGTCTTCCCCACTCTGATCTTCTGTGTGGAATAATGAATCTCTTCTGTCAGCTGTGGAGAAAAACTATTGTGTTAAGAGATACAGTGATAACAGAATAACTTTAATTCACGGCCGCGCCAGCATGTGAGTCCTTCCCTGACAAaacacttgttcctctagaggtgatagtgagtcactgtagctgcagtctgcctcagtacagagggaggagaagaacagCTGCTAACTGAAGCTGCTTCTCCCGGTGCCGCTGCACACTCTCCCCAACGAAACAGTCCTCcatcagtatatatatatatatatatatatatatatatatatatatatatatatatatatatataatatatatatatatatatatatatatatatatatatatatatatatatatatatatatatatatatatatatatatatatatatatatatatatatatatatatatatatatatacatacatacatacatacatacatacatacatacatacatacatacatacatacatacatacatacatacatacatatatacatatatatatataaacattttttttttattggccaaggtgcagtcgaaaAAGGTGGGTTTTGGGAGGGAGTTCTGGACCAAAACCAGCGTCGCCAAGTGCGGTCTTGTTGAGGTTGAGTTTTAGTTATGTGCTgacatccaccgagagatatcagccagacaagctgaggtccgtgcctccacctgggtttcagatctgggaaaagacagaatcagttgagtgccatctgcgtagctgtggcaggagaagccatgagagtgaatgacagagccacaGGGTTCTGACACAgatcctctccaagttaccctgtagatGCGGTCTTTGAGGTACGATCACGCGATGGAGTCCACTCTCCTGAGCACAGACGGTATTTACATGTCAAAATGCTTCTCTCATGATCAGAGCAACTTTCcccaagataaaaaaaattggTGTGGTGGCCAAAATGTGGGCCTGAAATGTCAACATTAAATTGACTTGAGATGGAATATATCAGAAGCCTTTAGGTAACTTTGTACAAACAGTACTTTGCATTACGATGTCAGTCGTTTACAAGTTATACTGGACCTTGAAGTAAATATGTCTTTCTCCGTCAGATAAACTTAGGGACAACAGTGACCATGACATCTAATGGGAGACAGGCAGCTGAAGGACAACGCCAGCCCTCTCATGGCACTGGCCAATCAGATCAGCCGGCTACAGGTCATCAACAAGGACAGGGAGGACCCCGTGTAATCCGTATCACCCACCAGACCATGGAACCTGTCGTCATAATGCAGATGAACATTGATGGTATGGCCATGGTGACATGGTGACCATGGTGATTAATCTGAAACAGCCAGCATCCCATACATTTCAATGGGAATTGTGGATGTCATTGACTGATGGGGCGTGAGACGTGTATGAAAGTACTCCATCCTGGTCAGTCCGACATATGAAAGAATGAACTGAGCACAGATCATCTGCAAAaaagatatattattattattatggcaattaatatgtaaataaatgtgcactTTTGTGGAAAATTACCAGCgcacataaataaattaagtaaaacaattaaagaaatacataaccaaataaaaaaaatatatatatttgtattgccCTTTATGAATGTATCcttattaatacatttgtttttaagttattGTGCACATTTATCTAACCACCCTGTCTCACCACCCTGTCTCACCGCCCTGTCTAACCACCCTGTCTCACCGCCCTGTCTAACCGCCTGTCTACCAGCCTGTGCGTCACCCACCCTGTCTAACCAGCCGTCTCACCACCCTGCCTCAGCAGCCTGTCTCACCGCCCTGTCTAACCGGCCTGTCTCACCGCCCTGCCTCACCAGCCTGTCTCACCACCCTGTCTAACCGGCCTGTCTCACCACCCTGTCTAACCGGCCTGTCTCACCACCCTGTCTCACCGCCCTGTCTAACCACCCTGTCTCACCGCCCTGTCTAACCGGCCTGTCTCACCGCCCTGTCTAACCAGCCTGTCTCACCACCCTGTCTAACCACCCTGTCTCACCGCCCTGTCTAACCAGCCTGTCTCACCACCCTGTTTAACCAGCCTGTCTCACCACCCTGTCTAACCACCCTGTCTCACCGCCCTGTCTAACCAGCCTGTCTCACCACCCTGTCTAACCGGCCTGTCTCACCGCCCTGTTTAACCGGCCTGTCTCACCACCCTGTCTAACCAGCCTGTCTCACCACCCTGTCTAACCGGCCTGTCTCACCACCCTGTTTAACCGGCCTGTCTCACCACCCTGTCTAACCGGCCTGTCTCACCACCCTGTCTCACCACCCTGTCTCACCACCCTGTCTCACCACCATCCCTCCTGTGAAGCTGATGGATTTCTGCTCTTGTTGTGTTGAACAGGCGAGT
This region of Cottoperca gobio chromosome 11, fCotGob3.1, whole genome shotgun sequence genomic DNA includes:
- the LOC115015404 gene encoding regulator of G-protein signaling 1 isoform X2, which codes for MRRFSSEGSLLDLDFFPWKRVTLTNPHFSENRESGTYTPYIKEDELDGSSSGLTPTIQEPRASHAEARMKELTKQHSISTENLKELGKLNKSLLGVCVISEGCRAYSDSQLASTTTGSTESIEREYLPTPSPTSSPKPFSFKSQQRQRHKLSAAKEHLKSLFGQSPNSSNSNLSNTEQKDSATERRSRMPSMCQWSQVGHNKKSKISREELEKWAESLNALLVSQTGVSVFGAFLRSEFSEENLQFYLACEQYRQSSHNFSLQRRAKDISATYIQPGAPREVNLDSKTRDLSIQLLQAPSHASLSHAQKRIYSLLDTDCYPRFLQSNIYLSLLREAD
- the LOC115015404 gene encoding regulator of G-protein signaling 1 isoform X1 yields the protein MRRFSSEGSLLDLDFFPWKRVTLTNPHFSENRESGTYTPYIKEDELDGSSSGLTPTIQEPRASHAEARMKELTKQHSISTENLKELGKLNKSLLGVCVISEGCRAYSDSQLASTTTGSTESIEREYLPTPSPTSSPKPFSFKSQQRQRHKLSAAKEHLKSLFGQSPNSSNSNLSNTEQKDSATERRSRMPSMCQWSQVGHNKKSKISREELEKWAESLNALLVSQTELSGENWCYTNAVRFAGVSVFGAFLRSEFSEENLQFYLACEQYRQSSHNFSLQRRAKDISATYIQPGAPREVNLDSKTRDLSIQLLQAPSHASLSHAQKRIYSLLDTDCYPRFLQSNIYLSLLREAD